In Sporichthya polymorpha DSM 43042, a genomic segment contains:
- a CDS encoding aromatic ring-hydroxylating oxygenase subunit alpha, translating to MKLSARYVEENRDAGTFRVHRDAFLSQDVLEAEKTEFFDKVWLYLGHESELSKPGDFIARQVGGRPIIFTRDKTGEIRALLNTCRHRGAQVCREDFGNAKIFTCFYHGWAYDNTGALVNVPDGDSYQSLDRSTHGLLTPPKVDSHSGFWFLSYNPDVEPLSDYLADAKELLDLVANQSETGMAVVKGAHHYSMKANWKLLMENSCDGYHGMSVHQTYVEMMMSMGMTPSLVTQKRDGTSLIPDFGIDLGNGHATTWFPELGRPLMNERSRELVAAHRARMVERFGEEYTRRALNTSRNTIVFPNLVIVDLNFGIQIRTMFPVSPTETAITGWQISPAEIGEELKGYRIDNALTFWGPGGLATPDDVEALEQCQLGFAAAKEVPWSDISKGFGKDRPTTFDELQMRAFWRQWNRFVTGEDLPGEGESYAALMDRIAEKVGSA from the coding sequence ATGAAGCTGTCAGCGAGGTACGTCGAGGAGAACCGCGACGCCGGGACGTTCCGGGTGCACCGGGACGCGTTCCTGTCCCAGGACGTCCTGGAGGCCGAGAAGACCGAGTTCTTCGACAAGGTGTGGCTGTACCTGGGCCACGAATCCGAGCTGTCCAAGCCGGGGGACTTCATCGCGCGCCAGGTGGGCGGACGTCCGATCATCTTCACCCGGGACAAGACCGGTGAGATTCGCGCGCTGCTCAACACCTGCCGGCACCGCGGCGCCCAGGTGTGCCGCGAGGACTTCGGCAACGCGAAGATCTTCACCTGCTTCTACCACGGGTGGGCCTACGACAACACGGGCGCGTTGGTCAACGTTCCCGATGGTGACTCGTATCAGAGCCTGGACCGATCGACCCACGGCCTGTTGACCCCGCCGAAGGTCGACAGTCACAGCGGCTTCTGGTTCCTGTCCTACAACCCCGACGTCGAGCCGCTGTCCGACTACCTGGCCGATGCGAAGGAGCTGCTGGACCTCGTCGCGAACCAGTCCGAGACCGGAATGGCCGTCGTCAAGGGCGCGCACCACTACTCCATGAAAGCCAACTGGAAGCTGCTCATGGAGAACAGTTGCGACGGCTATCACGGCATGAGCGTGCACCAGACCTACGTCGAGATGATGATGAGCATGGGCATGACGCCCAGCCTCGTCACGCAGAAGCGCGACGGCACGTCCCTCATCCCGGACTTCGGCATCGACCTGGGCAACGGGCACGCGACCACCTGGTTCCCCGAGCTCGGCCGGCCGCTGATGAATGAACGCAGCCGGGAACTCGTCGCGGCTCACCGGGCACGCATGGTCGAGCGCTTCGGGGAGGAGTACACCCGTCGCGCCTTGAACACCAGCCGGAACACGATCGTGTTCCCCAACCTCGTGATTGTCGACCTGAACTTCGGCATCCAGATCAGGACGATGTTCCCGGTCTCGCCGACGGAGACCGCGATCACCGGCTGGCAGATCTCGCCGGCCGAGATCGGGGAGGAACTCAAGGGCTACCGGATCGACAATGCCCTGACGTTCTGGGGTCCCGGCGGTTTGGCCACGCCGGACGATGTGGAGGCCCTCGAGCAGTGCCAGCTCGGCTTCGCGGCGGCCAAGGAGGTGCCATGGTCCGACATCTCCAAGGGCTTCGGCAAGGACCGCCCGACGACCTTTGACGAACTGCAGATGCGTGCGTTCTGGCGGCAGTGGAACCGGTTCGTCACCGGCGAGGACCTGCCCGGCGAGGGGGAGTCCTACGCCGCTTTGATGGACCGGATCGCGGAGAAGGTGGGTTCGGCATGA
- a CDS encoding aromatic-ring-hydroxylating dioxygenase subunit beta, which translates to MSATVGDRAIEVTGRAAAVTRGDVEDFLYHEAALLDSWELMEWLELLTEDCIYEIPAPDRPNEDPGQTFSLIHDHREMIDQRAIRLTKAQAYAEQPRSRTRRFIANVRIDSRAGDELMVAANFMVSRIRRDQVTYVGRYEYVLVVTDDGLRIKHRKAIVDHFTLTPHGKISIIL; encoded by the coding sequence ATGAGCGCCACAGTTGGTGACCGGGCTATCGAGGTGACCGGCCGGGCGGCCGCCGTCACCCGCGGCGACGTGGAGGACTTCCTGTACCACGAGGCGGCGCTGCTCGATTCGTGGGAACTGATGGAGTGGCTCGAGCTGCTGACCGAGGACTGCATCTACGAGATCCCGGCCCCGGACCGGCCGAACGAGGACCCGGGTCAGACGTTCTCCTTGATCCACGACCACCGCGAGATGATCGACCAGCGGGCGATCCGATTGACGAAGGCGCAGGCCTACGCCGAGCAGCCGCGGTCACGGACCCGGCGGTTCATCGCCAACGTGCGCATCGACAGCAGGGCCGGCGACGAGCTGATGGTGGCGGCCAACTTCATGGTCAGCCGGATCCGGCGCGACCAGGTCACCTACGTGGGCCGCTACGAGTACGTGCTGGTGGTCACCGACGACGGCCTGCGCATCAAGCACCGCAAGGCGATCGTCGACCACTTCACCCTCACGCCCCACGGCAAGATCAGCATCATCCTGTAG
- a CDS encoding amidohydrolase family protein: MRIDVHTHVVPPDLPDFATSLGDPRWPVFRLEGSTGRLWKDGAEVRAVPEAAWSVDRRLDHMDKVGVDVQVLSPLPPLTVDWADESYGFAFCAQVNYGIAEMVQRAPSRLAGLGMVPLQDCERAICALEDAHGLGLKGVQIGTQGGTRELDDPQIRDFFARAAELGMTILVHPLILGASVPWTTRISGLPLTFGLGMTTDTAIAAAALVLGGVTAELPDLRICLAHGGGTFVWALPRIAHAWAMTNDVPLAQQMRNVYVDTVVYDRANLDHLIRVLGPDRVIWGTDYPLPAAAEQTGELLAGLPDEHAAAVSGGNAARLLGLSP, translated from the coding sequence ATGCGCATCGATGTGCACACCCACGTCGTCCCGCCCGACCTCCCTGACTTCGCGACCTCGCTCGGGGATCCGAGGTGGCCCGTCTTCCGTCTGGAGGGATCCACCGGTCGCCTGTGGAAGGACGGGGCGGAGGTCCGCGCCGTTCCGGAAGCTGCCTGGTCCGTCGATCGCCGCCTGGATCACATGGACAAGGTCGGCGTGGATGTCCAGGTGCTCTCGCCGCTCCCGCCCCTGACGGTCGACTGGGCCGACGAAAGCTACGGCTTCGCATTCTGCGCGCAGGTCAATTACGGGATCGCAGAAATGGTGCAGCGAGCGCCCAGCCGATTGGCGGGTCTCGGCATGGTGCCGCTGCAGGACTGTGAGCGCGCCATCTGCGCCTTGGAGGACGCCCACGGCTTAGGCCTGAAGGGCGTGCAGATCGGGACGCAGGGCGGCACCCGGGAACTCGACGACCCGCAGATTCGCGACTTCTTCGCGCGTGCCGCCGAACTCGGCATGACGATCTTGGTGCATCCGTTGATCTTGGGCGCGTCGGTCCCCTGGACGACGCGCATTTCCGGGCTGCCACTGACGTTCGGCCTCGGCATGACCACGGACACGGCGATCGCGGCCGCCGCCCTGGTCCTGGGCGGAGTCACGGCAGAGCTGCCCGACCTCCGTATCTGCCTCGCCCACGGCGGCGGGACGTTCGTCTGGGCGCTCCCGCGGATCGCCCACGCTTGGGCGATGACCAACGATGTCCCGCTGGCTCAGCAGATGCGCAACGTCTACGTCGACACCGTTGTTTACGACCGCGCCAACCTGGACCACCTCATCCGCGTCCTCGGCCCGGATCGCGTCATTTGGGGAACCGACTACCCCCTGCCCGCTGCGGCGGAGCAGACGGGCGAGTTACTGGCGGGACTCCCGGACGAACACGCGGCAGCAGTGTCGGGCGGCAATGCCGCCCGCCTACTCGGCCTCTCTCCCTAG
- a CDS encoding alpha/beta fold hydrolase: MALTSEGLLDIPGAQSRYVRLASGARAHYLSFGRDGIPVLGLHGGIIGSSAAAGFRNTGPYLAERGFQLICPDMPGYGLSDLRPEHWPTNGFYDHTEFLHEFVNAMCLDSFHITGNSMGCINSINYLIAHPDRVRSFAVIAGGFGDAAPIQRLTFHPADAWDGSRDGMFKLMQLIINNDENITDDVLDMRMAHAERNRESFRAFWDAQEAVNVAKDINLRTVNTTRGRLTEMTIPGICIYPVEDRIIPVETGRDQEDALPGVQFFYVTGAGHQAQTDRPDVVNPVLEEFFRDGKVSAKTAEAAGVSDRRPPLPHIVEGS, from the coding sequence ATGGCACTGACGAGTGAAGGCCTTCTCGACATCCCGGGCGCGCAGAGCCGTTACGTCCGGCTCGCCAGCGGCGCCCGCGCCCATTACCTCAGCTTCGGCCGGGACGGGATCCCCGTGCTCGGTCTGCATGGCGGAATCATTGGGTCTTCCGCGGCGGCCGGCTTCCGCAACACCGGACCGTACCTGGCGGAGCGCGGGTTCCAGCTGATCTGCCCGGACATGCCTGGGTACGGCTTGTCCGATCTGCGACCGGAGCATTGGCCGACCAACGGCTTCTATGATCACACCGAGTTTCTGCACGAGTTCGTCAACGCGATGTGCCTGGACTCGTTCCACATCACGGGCAACTCCATGGGCTGCATCAACTCGATCAACTACCTGATCGCCCACCCTGACCGGGTCCGCAGTTTCGCGGTCATCGCCGGGGGCTTCGGCGACGCGGCCCCGATCCAGCGGCTGACGTTCCACCCGGCCGACGCCTGGGACGGCAGCCGCGACGGCATGTTCAAGCTCATGCAGTTGATCATCAACAACGACGAGAACATCACTGATGACGTCCTGGACATGCGCATGGCGCACGCGGAGCGAAACCGCGAGTCGTTCCGCGCGTTCTGGGACGCGCAGGAGGCTGTGAACGTCGCCAAGGACATCAACCTGCGCACGGTGAACACGACCCGTGGCCGGTTGACCGAGATGACGATCCCCGGCATCTGCATCTATCCGGTCGAGGACCGGATCATCCCGGTGGAGACGGGCCGGGACCAGGAGGACGCCCTGCCCGGGGTGCAGTTCTTCTATGTCACCGGCGCCGGGCACCAGGCGCAGACCGACCGACCGGACGTCGTCAATCCCGTCCTGGAGGAATTCTTCCGGGACGGCAAGGTCAGCGCGAAGACCGCCGAGGCGGCCGGGGTGTCCGACCGCCGCCCGCCCCTGCCCCACATCGTCGAAGGATCCTGA
- a CDS encoding cytochrome P450 yields MTDESTGTKTADWSPLVPDADGTYAARFKDMRERCPVAWSDDFGGFWALTKHEDIVKACKDPGTFSSQQQFAVPHLDLGFPWLPLQSDPPDHGPYRQVLTPFLSKPRIQGFEPRLRELARALIEPLRERETFDASEEFAQPFAGEALCLALNIPEDMWSEFRSWTWNISTAFSTGNVPLILEVAASVRSYVEREIKDKTDNPGDDLMSAFLATRINGRSLTSTEIHGYYMLLTSAGHDTSANSLGHALHHLAHHPEHAARLRAEPELIPRAVEEIVRFYGPLIGLGRTCTKDIELRDRTIKAGEQVALVWAAAARDEDQFEDADTFVLDRPVTRSVSFGFGAHYCVGADLGRVQIAAAIREFLDAFSEFAPNGDVVRTIWPTQGFRSIPVRVPAVP; encoded by the coding sequence ATGACTGACGAATCGACCGGGACCAAGACCGCCGACTGGAGCCCGCTCGTCCCCGATGCGGACGGGACGTATGCCGCGAGGTTCAAGGACATGCGGGAGCGCTGCCCGGTGGCCTGGAGCGACGACTTCGGTGGCTTCTGGGCGTTGACCAAGCACGAGGACATCGTCAAGGCGTGCAAGGACCCGGGGACCTTCTCCTCTCAGCAGCAGTTCGCCGTCCCGCACCTGGACCTCGGCTTTCCCTGGCTGCCGCTGCAGAGCGACCCTCCGGACCACGGCCCCTACCGCCAGGTCCTCACGCCCTTCCTCTCCAAGCCGCGCATTCAGGGCTTCGAGCCTCGCCTGCGTGAGCTGGCCCGGGCGCTGATCGAGCCGTTGCGCGAACGCGAGACCTTCGACGCGTCCGAGGAGTTCGCCCAGCCGTTCGCGGGGGAGGCCCTGTGCCTGGCCCTGAACATCCCTGAGGACATGTGGTCCGAGTTCCGCAGTTGGACGTGGAACATCAGCACCGCGTTCAGCACCGGGAACGTCCCCCTCATCCTCGAGGTCGCCGCCAGCGTCAGGTCCTACGTCGAGCGTGAGATCAAGGACAAGACCGACAATCCCGGCGACGACCTGATGAGTGCCTTCCTGGCGACGCGGATCAACGGGCGCTCCCTTACCTCGACCGAGATCCACGGCTACTACATGCTGCTCACCTCGGCGGGTCACGACACCAGTGCCAACTCGCTCGGCCATGCGCTCCATCACCTGGCCCACCACCCGGAACACGCCGCCCGGCTGCGGGCCGAGCCGGAGCTCATTCCGCGCGCGGTGGAGGAGATCGTGCGCTTCTACGGCCCGCTGATCGGCCTCGGGCGCACCTGCACGAAGGACATCGAGCTGCGCGACCGCACGATCAAGGCCGGCGAGCAGGTGGCCCTGGTCTGGGCCGCTGCGGCCCGCGACGAGGATCAGTTCGAGGATGCGGACACCTTCGTCCTGGACCGGCCGGTCACCCGGAGCGTCAGCTTCGGGTTCGGGGCGCACTACTGCGTCGGCGCGGACCTCGGCCGGGTGCAGATCGCCGCAGCGATCCGCGAGTTCCTCGACGCGTTCAGCGAGTTCGCACCCAACGGCGATGTCGTGCGCACGATCTGGCCGACCCAGGGCTTCCGCTCGATCCCGGTCCGCGTGCCGGCGGTCCCCTAG
- a CDS encoding CoA-transferase, producing MLSSLAAAVSAVPDGSTVYLGNFGAQLFAVGHELIRQRRRDLHVVLASGGILLDDLIAEGVTRHVTLSHCWNPVGPVKTEHFQREAQEGRLHLCELSYGALCSALHAAAQDVPFTATTDLSGTDYLDPERNGGMLTTVRCEFGSATVVRALAPDVAFVHVDTANRSGDGWLTQPTADALLAAQASRSTVLVAEHLGAGGGPATIPGLLVDAVVMCAGAVRPDGAAGRYARDLEAYADYSRQAGTSDGRASWRAAVAASRG from the coding sequence GTGCTGAGCTCGCTGGCCGCCGCCGTCTCGGCGGTCCCGGACGGCTCGACGGTTTATCTGGGCAACTTCGGTGCCCAGCTGTTCGCGGTCGGGCATGAGCTGATCAGGCAGCGCCGCCGCGACCTGCACGTCGTGCTGGCCTCCGGCGGAATCCTGCTCGACGACCTGATTGCCGAGGGCGTGACCCGCCATGTCACGCTCTCGCACTGCTGGAACCCGGTCGGCCCTGTGAAAACCGAGCATTTTCAGCGGGAAGCCCAGGAGGGCCGCCTGCACCTGTGCGAGCTGTCCTACGGCGCGCTGTGCAGTGCGCTCCACGCGGCCGCCCAGGACGTCCCGTTCACCGCGACCACCGACTTGAGCGGGACCGACTACCTGGACCCGGAGCGCAACGGCGGCATGCTCACCACCGTCCGGTGTGAGTTCGGTTCCGCGACGGTGGTGCGCGCGCTCGCCCCGGACGTCGCGTTCGTTCACGTCGACACCGCCAACCGCTCCGGCGACGGCTGGTTGACCCAGCCCACCGCGGACGCCCTCCTCGCGGCGCAGGCCTCCCGAAGCACCGTTCTGGTCGCAGAGCACCTGGGAGCCGGTGGCGGTCCCGCCACGATTCCGGGATTGCTCGTGGATGCCGTGGTGATGTGCGCCGGTGCGGTCCGCCCGGATGGCGCGGCCGGCCGGTACGCCCGCGATCTCGAGGCGTACGCCGACTACTCGCGGCAGGCCGGGACCTCTGACGGTCGCGCCTCCTGGCGGGCCGCGGTGGCGGCTTCCCGTGGCTGA
- a CDS encoding DUF2889 domain-containing protein — protein sequence MNGRSGDAHQPRSRRTKTFDVHPQGDGVYSFVARLTDEAWNGEFGGPDQVTIHDIEVRGRLEGPELTVTALTVTPLELPYTPCPRVAPAAGALVGQALRGGWRKAVLAVLGGTAGCTHQTTLLLGLAEITTHVIFLEMNARTPYDPVTRVDGTWMSTGLDIEPGLVDVCHGLSRTGEVLLPILRRSDMVNERGDAGPTAV from the coding sequence GTGAACGGGAGAAGCGGGGACGCGCACCAGCCGCGCAGCCGGCGGACGAAGACTTTCGACGTCCACCCGCAGGGCGACGGCGTCTACTCCTTCGTCGCCCGACTGACCGACGAGGCCTGGAACGGCGAGTTCGGCGGCCCGGACCAGGTCACGATCCACGACATCGAGGTGCGGGGGCGACTGGAGGGTCCCGAGCTGACCGTCACCGCGCTCACCGTCACCCCGCTCGAACTGCCCTACACCCCCTGCCCGCGCGTCGCCCCGGCGGCCGGCGCTCTGGTCGGGCAGGCGCTGCGGGGTGGCTGGCGCAAGGCGGTCCTTGCTGTGCTGGGCGGCACCGCAGGCTGCACCCACCAGACCACGCTGCTGCTCGGCCTGGCCGAGATCACCACCCACGTGATCTTCCTGGAGATGAACGCCCGCACCCCGTACGACCCCGTGACCAGGGTCGACGGCACCTGGATGTCCACCGGCCTGGACATCGAGCCGGGCCTGGTCGACGTCTGCCACGGGTTGTCCCGCACCGGTGAGGTCCTCCTCCCGATCCTGCGCCGTTCCGACATGGTGAACGAGCGCGGTGACGCAGGCCCGACCGCGGTCTAG
- a CDS encoding cytochrome P450, protein MPIDAPTSAPVDLDDLLGVEAINDPVRYYGRLREVSPVLWNSRWNGWIVTGYDELIAAYKNHEQLSSDRFEGPFADQMRTSASSYTQLITFLSNFFVWKDQPYHTHVRTLVNKAFTPRSVERLRPRVQELVRELADPMADRKDIDFFAEFAFTLPVIVIAEFLGVPHEAREDVKVWSEELGAVIFVSGNEEERLRKGEIAMNNLVELLRPIVRARRTDPRDDLLSGMVQAEERGDFLSEDEVIANAILMVFAGHETTMNLLSNGIVAFDRHPDQWERLRASPDLARPAVEEVLRYDGPIRAMARWARTPMKLGDQQIGEGDRVLLVQYAANHDPKAFLDPDRFDIGRTPNRHAGFGYGIHMCLGAPLARLEASEAYAYLTQRYSALEVVTPELRYNTTMVARSLTGLQVAAHLR, encoded by the coding sequence ATGCCGATCGATGCGCCGACCTCCGCCCCTGTGGACCTGGACGACCTGCTCGGGGTCGAGGCCATCAACGACCCGGTCCGCTACTACGGCCGGCTGCGCGAGGTCAGTCCGGTGCTGTGGAACTCGCGCTGGAACGGATGGATCGTCACCGGCTACGACGAGCTCATCGCCGCGTACAAGAACCACGAGCAGCTGTCCTCGGACCGCTTCGAAGGACCGTTCGCCGACCAGATGCGGACCAGCGCGAGCAGCTACACCCAGCTGATCACGTTCCTGTCCAACTTTTTCGTCTGGAAGGACCAGCCGTACCACACCCACGTGCGGACCCTGGTCAACAAAGCCTTCACCCCGCGCTCGGTCGAGCGACTGCGCCCGCGGGTCCAGGAACTCGTGCGGGAACTCGCGGACCCGATGGCCGACCGGAAGGACATCGACTTCTTCGCCGAGTTCGCGTTCACCCTGCCGGTCATCGTGATCGCGGAGTTCCTCGGTGTCCCGCACGAGGCGCGCGAGGACGTCAAGGTCTGGTCCGAGGAACTGGGAGCGGTCATCTTCGTCAGCGGGAACGAGGAGGAACGGCTGCGCAAGGGCGAGATCGCCATGAACAACCTGGTCGAGCTGTTGCGTCCGATCGTCCGGGCCCGGCGCACCGACCCGCGCGACGATCTGCTGAGCGGCATGGTCCAGGCCGAGGAGCGCGGGGACTTCCTTTCCGAGGACGAGGTCATCGCGAACGCCATCCTGATGGTCTTCGCCGGGCACGAGACGACCATGAACCTGCTCTCCAACGGCATCGTCGCCTTCGACCGTCATCCCGACCAGTGGGAGCGGCTCCGGGCCAGCCCGGACCTGGCCCGCCCCGCGGTGGAAGAGGTGCTGCGCTATGACGGCCCGATCCGGGCGATGGCGCGCTGGGCGCGGACGCCGATGAAGCTCGGGGACCAACAGATCGGTGAGGGCGACCGGGTATTGCTCGTGCAGTACGCGGCCAATCACGATCCGAAGGCTTTCCTGGATCCCGACCGCTTCGACATCGGGCGGACGCCCAATCGCCACGCCGGTTTCGGGTACGGCATCCACATGTGCCTCGGGGCGCCGCTGGCGCGGCTGGAGGCCTCCGAGGCCTACGCGTACCTCACCCAGCGGTATTCCGCGCTGGAGGTCGTCACCCCCGAACTGCGATACAACACGACGATGGTGGCCCGGAGCCTGACGGGGCTTCAGGTGGCGGCGCACCTCCGATGA
- a CDS encoding cyclase family protein produces MTPIDPAPDPSWGRWGPDDERGALNTLGPRAVARGLACVVDHVAVSLAAPIVAGRSTGAVGRPAPAHHMLRDGGDYAAGLPERGGFGFSDDVITLPTHGVTHLDALAHIWKDGLMYNGHPSTEVSSRGARRLGIHTVGPILTRGVFVDLVPAGRSWLDPGEAVGVADLRAKLDAADVTLEPGDALLVRTGWTQAWIAGENDPHRWPGLHADCADWLAEQDLALVGADNIGVEAFPSSDPDCQVPLHLALLRGHGVIFCELLDLAALAETGRSTFLFIASPLNLVGAVGGPVAPVALL; encoded by the coding sequence ATGACCCCCATTGACCCGGCACCAGATCCGAGCTGGGGACGCTGGGGCCCCGACGACGAGCGCGGCGCGCTGAACACGCTCGGACCTCGCGCCGTGGCCCGTGGCCTGGCCTGCGTCGTCGACCACGTCGCAGTGAGTCTCGCGGCGCCGATCGTGGCGGGCCGGTCGACCGGCGCGGTCGGACGGCCCGCGCCCGCCCACCACATGCTGCGGGACGGTGGTGACTACGCCGCCGGCCTGCCCGAGCGTGGCGGTTTCGGTTTCAGCGACGACGTCATCACGCTGCCCACCCACGGCGTCACGCACCTCGACGCGCTCGCCCACATCTGGAAGGACGGGCTGATGTACAACGGGCACCCGTCCACGGAGGTCTCCAGCAGGGGCGCCCGCCGGCTCGGGATCCACACTGTCGGACCGATCTTGACCCGCGGGGTGTTCGTCGACCTGGTGCCGGCGGGCCGAAGCTGGCTCGATCCCGGGGAGGCCGTGGGCGTCGCCGACCTGCGCGCCAAGCTCGACGCCGCGGACGTGACCTTGGAACCCGGCGACGCGCTGCTGGTGCGCACCGGCTGGACGCAGGCCTGGATCGCCGGGGAGAACGACCCGCACCGGTGGCCGGGGCTGCACGCGGACTGCGCGGACTGGCTGGCCGAGCAGGACCTCGCACTGGTCGGGGCCGACAACATCGGGGTCGAGGCCTTCCCGTCCTCGGACCCCGACTGCCAGGTGCCGTTGCACCTCGCTCTCCTGCGCGGGCACGGCGTGATCTTCTGCGAGCTGCTCGACCTTGCGGCACTCGCCGAGACCGGCAGAAGCACGTTCCTGTTCATCGCGTCGCCGCTGAACCTGGTCGGCGCCGTGGGTGGGCCGGTCGCGCCGGTGGCTCTGTTGTGA
- a CDS encoding class I adenylate-forming enzyme family protein, whose product MLDVRSAMRRSAQFHADLPAVASLGRTLTYAQAWERGVRLANGLISLGVKPGDRVAVLEDNCIEAADFYLGSAIANAVRVPLYRRNSREAHLHMLTHTQCRVAVVSPEFAHEIEGLDAEIDGLQIVVRDEGYEAWLAAQSTEDPDPVVNLDDVFVIRHSAGTTGRAKGIAYTHRAWMSTTRDWFFMLPPVDVGDGCLHVGPISHGSGYLFLPIWLGGGVNHLAPKFDGEGFVDRLREDKIAYFFAVPTMVADIVARCGEEPQDLPDLKVVMISGAPISAKTALAGNTVFPGQMYQMYGQTEAVPVTFMGPKQWFREMPGSDPLRAAGRVTAFAELEIRDEDNATLPIGEEGEIAIRCEGQMTGIWDDEELSAARLKDGWVLTGDIGRLDANGYLYVIDRVDDMIISGGFNIWPAELEQVIVMLPGVREVVVFGVPHEKWGEAPHAVVVTDPGAELDEAGVIEACRERLGSYKKPVAVTFQTEALPRSIVGKIQRKVLRAAFWADQERRVAGS is encoded by the coding sequence ATGCTCGACGTCCGCAGTGCGATGCGCCGCTCCGCGCAGTTCCACGCCGATCTCCCTGCGGTCGCCAGCCTGGGCCGCACGCTCACCTACGCGCAGGCCTGGGAGCGCGGGGTCCGCCTGGCAAACGGCCTGATTTCCCTCGGCGTCAAGCCGGGCGACCGGGTCGCGGTCCTGGAGGACAACTGCATCGAAGCCGCCGACTTCTACCTGGGCTCGGCGATCGCGAACGCGGTGCGGGTGCCCCTGTACCGGCGCAACTCCCGCGAGGCGCACCTGCACATGCTCACGCACACTCAGTGCCGGGTGGCGGTGGTCTCTCCGGAGTTCGCCCACGAGATCGAGGGCCTGGACGCCGAGATCGACGGACTGCAGATCGTCGTGCGGGACGAGGGCTACGAGGCCTGGCTGGCCGCCCAGTCGACCGAGGACCCGGATCCCGTCGTCAATCTGGACGACGTGTTCGTGATCCGGCACTCGGCCGGGACCACCGGCCGCGCCAAGGGGATCGCGTACACCCACCGCGCGTGGATGAGCACGACGCGGGATTGGTTCTTCATGCTGCCGCCGGTGGATGTGGGCGACGGCTGTCTGCACGTCGGGCCGATCTCGCACGGATCCGGCTACCTGTTCCTGCCGATCTGGCTCGGCGGCGGCGTCAACCACCTGGCCCCGAAGTTCGACGGCGAGGGCTTCGTCGACCGCCTGCGTGAGGACAAGATCGCCTACTTCTTCGCCGTCCCCACCATGGTGGCCGACATCGTGGCCCGGTGCGGCGAGGAGCCGCAGGACCTCCCCGACCTGAAGGTCGTGATGATCTCCGGTGCACCGATCAGCGCCAAGACCGCGCTGGCCGGCAACACGGTCTTCCCCGGGCAGATGTATCAGATGTACGGCCAGACCGAGGCCGTTCCGGTGACGTTCATGGGACCGAAGCAGTGGTTCCGCGAGATGCCCGGCTCGGATCCCCTGCGCGCGGCCGGTCGGGTCACCGCCTTCGCCGAGCTGGAGATCCGCGACGAGGACAACGCCACACTTCCGATCGGCGAGGAGGGCGAGATCGCCATCCGGTGCGAGGGCCAGATGACGGGGATCTGGGACGACGAGGAACTGAGCGCCGCCCGCCTGAAGGACGGGTGGGTCCTCACGGGCGACATCGGCCGGCTCGACGCCAACGGCTACCTCTACGTGATCGACCGCGTCGACGACATGATCATCTCGGGCGGATTCAACATCTGGCCGGCCGAGCTCGAGCAGGTCATCGTCATGCTGCCCGGCGTGCGCGAGGTCGTCGTCTTCGGTGTCCCGCACGAGAAGTGGGGCGAGGCTCCGCACGCCGTGGTGGTTACCGACCCGGGCGCGGAGCTGGACGAGGCCGGCGTGATCGAGGCCTGCCGGGAGCGCCTGGGCTCCTACAAGAAGCCCGTGGCCGTCACGTTCCAAACCGAGGCCCTGCCGCGCAGCATCGTCGGCAAGATCCAGCGCAAGGTGTTGCGAGCGGCCTTCTGGGCCGACCAGGAACGCCGGGTCGCCGGGTCCTGA
- a CDS encoding ferredoxin: MVDRTLCSSVAMCLQMAPESFVLDAEGISTVVPDVHHDPEAIAEAVDACPMGAISLLAEDE, translated from the coding sequence GTGGTGGACCGCACGCTCTGCTCCAGCGTCGCCATGTGCCTGCAGATGGCGCCGGAGTCCTTCGTGCTCGATGCAGAAGGGATCTCCACGGTCGTGCCGGATGTCCACCACGACCCCGAGGCCATTGCGGAGGCCGTCGACGCGTGCCCGATGGGTGCGATCTCCCTGCTGGCGGAGGACGAATGA